Proteins from a genomic interval of Rosa chinensis cultivar Old Blush chromosome 2, RchiOBHm-V2, whole genome shotgun sequence:
- the LOC112185528 gene encoding protein RADIALIS-like 3 → MVPNKLSAPDSSSTWTAEKNKLFENALAIYDQETHDRWHKIARIVGATTEEEVKRQYEILVHDINCIESGKVPLPKYRKVGESNISNHEKRLKSLKL, encoded by the exons ATGGTACCTAACAAGCTTTCCGCCCCAGACTCCAGCTCGACTTGGACAGCCGAGAAAAACAAATTGTTCGAAAATGCTCTCGCAATCTATGATCAGGAAACCCATGACCGTTGGCACAAGATAGCCAGGATTGTTGGAGCGACAACTGAAGAGGAAGTGAAGAGGCAGTACGAGATCCTAGTACACGACATCAACTGCATCGAGTCAGGCAAAGTTCCCCTTCCTAAATACAGGAAAGTAGGAGAAAGCAACATCAGCAATCATGAGAAGAG GCTGAAGAGTTTAAAGCTATAA